The bacterium sequence TTAAAACAGAAGATCGCAAAGGACGCGAAGATAAAAATATTAAAATTCTTTGCGTGCTTTGCGTTCTTCTGTTCAATCTTATATATATTCGTAAATGGCTGAGAGACCATCTACCTTTCGAAGTCTTTCCCTTGCGCTTCGATCCTGGCGCACAGCATCCGTAGTTCTTCTATCTTTTTCCTCCGGACTTCCCCTGGGACTCGTATGGATTGCGATACCGGATTGGCTGCGCGATTCCGGCATGGACATAAGGTTGGTCGGATTGATCACGCTGGCTCAAGCGCCCTGGTCTTTCAAGTTTCTTTGGTCGCCCTTGATGGATCGCTATGTTCCACCGTGGCTTGGTCGGCGTCGTGGTTGGATGGCAATAGCGCAGGTTGCGCTTTTTGCCCTGACTCTCTCTCTTGCAGGACTTGGCGATCACCCTGATACTCCGTGGGTGATTGGCGCACTCGCTTTCGCGATCGCTTTTGCATCGGCGAGTCAGGATATTGCGATCGATGCGTATGCTGTAGATGTTCTTCGACCCGAGGAACAGGGAGTGGCGGCAGGCGCTCGCATCGCCGTTTATCGCGCGGCGATGTATGTGGCTGGAGCTATGAGCATCACACTCGCAGGATATTTTTCCTGGCCCGCTGTGAATGCCGTGCTGGCATTTCTTTATTTGCCGATGTTGCTCATCACTCTAAAAGCTCCCGAACCAGAAGAGAAAGTAAAACCTCCAGCGAGTTTAAAAGAGGCGGTCTGGTATCCTTTTCTGGGATTTCTCTCCCGCCACCGCGCGTTGGAAATACTTGCGTTCGTGGTTTGCTATAAACTCGCAGACAATCTTGCAACCGCGCTTCTGCGGCCCTTCCTGGTGGATATGGGTTACAGCGATCTTGATCGCGGACTTGCGCTCGGCACTGTCGGACTAACCGCAACCCTTGCAGGCACGTTCTTAGGAGGTATTCTAACTACAACTCTTGGACTCGGTCACTCCCTATGGTTTTTTGGATTTCTGCAAATCATTTCAAATATTGGCTACGTACTCGTCTCCATTTCAGACGTAAACAGACCGCTGATGTATGGCGCAATGGGATTTGAGACTTTCACCCAGGGGCTTGGAACAGGAGCATTTTCGGTTTTGCTTTTGCGAATGACACAAAAAAGATTTTCTGCCACGCAGTATGCATTGTTTTCCAGTTTATTCGGGCTTCCACGAATCCTTGCAGGACCATTGACAGGTTTTATGGTGGATGCAATCGGCTGGACGATATTTTTCTGGAGTTCCATGGCTTTTGGAATTCCCGGGATGGTATTGCTTTCGCGATTTG is a genomic window containing:
- a CDS encoding MFS transporter — translated: MAERPSTFRSLSLALRSWRTASVVLLSFSSGLPLGLVWIAIPDWLRDSGMDIRLVGLITLAQAPWSFKFLWSPLMDRYVPPWLGRRRGWMAIAQVALFALTLSLAGLGDHPDTPWVIGALAFAIAFASASQDIAIDAYAVDVLRPEEQGVAAGARIAVYRAAMYVAGAMSITLAGYFSWPAVNAVLAFLYLPMLLITLKAPEPEEKVKPPASLKEAVWYPFLGFLSRHRALEILAFVVCYKLADNLATALLRPFLVDMGYSDLDRGLALGTVGLTATLAGTFLGGILTTTLGLGHSLWFFGFLQIISNIGYVLVSISDVNRPLMYGAMGFETFTQGLGTGAFSVLLLRMTQKRFSATQYALFSSLFGLPRILAGPLTGFMVDAIGWTIFFWSSMAFGIPGMVLLSRFVPFGTKEPAFEVLPPSEPKPLHSSALALRGLIGGVVGFFFASGFLALMGALKKMRAKPPSSFDPWGEFLAIFQPAIPGAWITLGGVFIFAVIVGLFTAAVYAARSGHGLQADQSSAGVTPA